A region of the Salvelinus namaycush isolate Seneca chromosome 13, SaNama_1.0, whole genome shotgun sequence genome:
GATGTAAGTTAAGCTAAACCGCTAACTAGCAACTATCACTATCTTTAATTGCGCAATCCTCAAAGGTTTCCCAGCATTATCCTGCTGCAAAAGGTaactagctaacgtaaactcacgcaaagtcgtacatcgccttggtccgtacaatttcccttattttagcgcccccaAAACGTAAtgcttccagatcaactgtaatggcaataccattgtaaagcacaatttctcccctttccaacatgatcaattacatgacctaaacgctgcccgtttctgcataattcaagcaggcaatgagcccggtggggaagcgaaactaatgcgtgatagtgaggaCAGATGTcttgtgggaaaattgcttttttcacctgatctgtccaacttatcaccttatcgcctctaaaatgtaaataaaacactataaagagtttataatgtgtcattacatacctatttgaatggtgtttttagggcggtgctaaagtgatctaaACGGCGCCTTTGAGAATGATGAttaaaaaaatgactaggtatccccccttacccctgtcactgtccatttcttgtttttaaacgatgagagaagtgctacacctggtggagagagattgtaagacagaaatagttgctttatgcgtgctgtacgttacgacatgacacgtcacgatgtaacggagggtctgttttttttcaacttttctccaatactatagagccattaccatgtcgatcaacgcttgaatagaaacccctgattttgaagtcaacacagtcgctacagtcccattagttttctttgtagcctcgtttgaatgttgcggttgcgcacatttgtacggaatggggtgaatTTACGTTACTTGTCCAGTGTTGCTGAGCTAGCAATGCCTAGACAATCGCTTATGCGTGGACCATATCATGGCAAACTGACAAATGTTTCAGGCTCACTCAAGACACATGTACCATGTTAACTAGTTTGCTAGCGAGCGTCTAGACGGTGACGTGGGCACACAGTTGTCGTTAGTACTAGCAGTTCCTCAAGGTGCTATCCAAGGTACTGAACCGTGGCAGTCTAGATTAGATGGTAATATTGATATGCTGCCAGGCTAATCTGGCAATTTTAGTTACAATTTAACTAAATCTGATGTTATCAGAAAGCTCATGACTTAACAATCATCATGCCCTTGAATCTATGAACATGCTCTGTTTTGAAGGTGTCAGTCCGGAGTGCGTGTAGAGCAGTAAGATGTCCATGGTCCTGTTTGCCTTGGTGATGAGGAGTACGGATGGTCTACCCCTGTCTGCCACCACAGACTATGAGCAGGACGAAGGCCTACAGGAAACCAAGAAGCAGATCAAAACTCTGTCTGAGAAACTCTCCACTTTCCCAAGCCGCTGCTCTCTGAAGACAGGAAAGTTCAATATCCAGTAAGTTTGGCTTAACTGTGAATCATAGTGGTATTATCCAAGATTTTATATTAACTCTTGTAGTAGACTTTGATATTTTCACCACCCAAAGTTGCTAGCAATTCTCTATACCCGCCCAGACTGCATCCGACGCCGTGTCCTCCGAACATGTGCAGACCAGTTGGCTAGAGTTTTTACGGATGTATTCAACatctatcccagtctgttgtccccacttgcttcaagctgtccaccattgttcctgtgcccaagacAGCAAAAGTCATTTTGTTCAGTTACCATCACCCTGTAGttctcacttctgtcatcatgaagtgctttgagagttAAGGAACTTCCAACTTACTGACACTCTAGGCCCACTACAATTTGCGTACCGCCCCAAAAGAtacacagatgacgcaatcgccgtcacactgccctatcccatctggacataAGGAATATCTATGTATAATTATAATAATGCTGTTCTTTGaatacagctcagccttcaacaccatagtgccctccaagctcatcactaagctcaggccctgggtctgaacccatCCCTGTGCAACGGAGTCCTGGATTCCTaatgggccgaccccaggtggtgaaggtaggcaacacctccactacgttgatcctcaacacggcggtcccacaagggtgcgttctcagccccctcctgcacTCCGTTTACCCATGATTGTGTCCACGCATGTCTCTAACTCAATTAAGTTTGAAGACGACACAACATTGGTAGGTCttattaccaacaatgacgagacagggtggaggtgagggccctggcagagtggtgccagaaaaccccccaaaaaaacaccctctccctccgtcaacaaaatgaaggagcttatcgtggacttcaggagacagccgagagagcacgcccccatccacatcgacggggccacAGTGGCGAGGTTGAAACGCTTCAAGTTCCTCaacgtgcacatcactgacaaactgaagtGATCCATTCACAATGTGTTGAAGGCGCAACAGtgcttcttcaacctcaggaggctgaagaaatttggcttgtcccTTAAAACCTTCACAaatttctacagatgcaccatcgcgagtatcctgttgggctgtatcacatccTTATATGGCAATTGCACCAtccacaactgcagggctctccagagggtggtgctgtaagcccaacgcatcaccgggggcacactgcctgccctccaggacatctacagcacctggtgtcacaggaaggtcaagaagatcatcaaggacctccgGCACCCGAGCCACGgcatgttcaccccgctaccatctagaagacgCAGAGAGtacagctgggaccgagagactgaaaaaacaTTTAGAtatccaggccatcagactgttaaatagtcaccactagctggcctctgcccagtaccctgccctgaacttagtcactgttactagcagGCTACCTcccagtactctaccctgcaccttagactgCTGCTCTATGTGTacagagtcattgaacactggtcactttaatgtttacatactctttTACCCACCATATGTATATTCTGTATTGTGGTCTAGGcttatcctatataactactgctgtaaacaccttttctattcatttactgtccataatgtctatccacacgtcatatatttatattctggactGATATTGCTAATTAggatatttcttaattccttcattgacatttttaagatttgtgtgtgttgggtattactgcactgttggagttataAAACATAAGCATTTCTCTGCACTTGCAAAAACCTCTACAaaatgtgtacgtgaccaataataTTTGATAGTATAATTTTGCTTTGAATGGTGGTGTTATCACTCTGTCCTCATTTTATAAAATGCTTAGCGATTGTCTGTTTACATGGAAATGGGTTATTAGCTAATTGGTCCCATTAAGACAGCAGATATTGGCTTGAATAAAAAGGAGTGTATACACACATGCGCATCCCTCTCTCCAGCAGCAGGGTTGGTTGGCCATCCACTCGACAGTCTGAAGCCTCATTTGATATCTCAAGGTCCTTTAATCAAGGCTCAACATTGGCCTTGACACTGAAGGAAAGTAACTGAGGATGTGCCAGACGGCATTTAAATCACTGGTTAATTTAATGGAAAGATTTAAAGATCCTTTTTGGGCAATGCCTAACTCGGATGTATTGGACCTTTAAGGGGTTCTGCTCCGGGTGGGTGGGGCCTTTAGTCAGCCCCTGCCTGGCACTCTCCAAATTACTGTTATTCATCATaagcagagaggggggagaagagggagctcGCTGTTCCCACTTCCCCCTCTCTTTTCAATGCCTATTGGGTGAGTGTCGCGTTTCTTTCTGTGAAGTTATTTACAGTGGTTAACATACTAGCATCGCTCTACAATGCAGTCACACAACTAACAAGCCTTCAAGCCACCTGATGTTAAAATGTTGAATAGATTTTCTGTAGTTTTATTGATGAATTTGTTGGAAACACGTCTGTGGTGAAGATTCTTTTGTGTTAGGCTATATCTTAGAGATCATTCTCCAAACAGATGGTATGATGCCAGTGTTTGTTACAGACACTAATTGAATTTGGTCTTGAAGGTCATCACATGCAGGGGACATTTCTTAGTTTTTCTGATTTGTTTGGTGTACTTAGATACTGTACTTCCCACTGTTCAGCACTGCAATTGCAGTAGATGATGGTTGTGTGTTAGTTTCACCAGTTCTCTGGGAATAGGATATCTGGCGGTGTGTACGGAGAACTGCCCCAACGCCCTGGCCTTCGGTTTCCTAGAAGAGCTGCAGAGGGAGATTCTCGACAGGTGCGACGGCTTTCTCGTCCGCAACACTGTGAGGCCTTACTCCTTCAACGAGTTTGGTGAGTCTCTCCTCTGTTttccctagcctggtcccatgTTTGTTGGTCCTGTAACCAACTCATATGGTCGGTATGGCATGACAACATGATCTGTGACCCGGGTATGTTTTCCCTACAAATGCATATTTTGCCTTACTGTCAAATCAAACAGGGTTTGTTTTTGAAGCAACACTTTCAAATTGAAACCCTGTTGTACCTACATGATTAGTATGATAATAGTAGTTATATAACTGCTGCTATGACATTCCTTTCCAGCGTAGGTTGTTTTTTTTAATACCCTTTTTTTTACTGGCACTTCCAGACGACTTCCTCCAGGATACGATGCAGCGCTACAATAGCCCCCGCTCTCTGACCTCTAAGATCAACCTGGCTGACATGCAGTCAGAGCTCAAGATGATACCGACATACCAGCTGTCCCCTGAGGACCTACGGTTCGGCTTCCCGCGCCGCAAGGTCTTCCAGTACAAGAGCATAAGTAAGTTCCACACATGTACGCACCGGGGTTGCCGGTAATAGCTGGCTTTTGGCTggatttaaattattattatttttttttaaagctgacGAATAATATTGGTGCTGGCCAATTGTCCGGGATAAAACAATTCCCATTGCGACATGCTTTGTAGCCTATTCAATGATTGACATACCAGTCGacgtaaatacatttgactggtcgtgcttatcggtctataggttaatttgcataatttagttGAATTAAATTGGCACGTACAGTATATTCGTTAAGCATCTTATCACACGCGTacagcatacagatacagagcATTCTGCTGCAGCATCTTGTggggctttcaagacaactggcaaCTAAAAATactaggtcaaatcatgacgtcagtgatcttcaggttggaaagtGAGCTCTAGAAAGAAGCCAGAGTTCCTGAGTTGGATGACAGTTGAAATAGATTTTTACAAGtcactttccccccccccccccccagttgtcTTGCATGCTCGGAAGTCAGCTCTTTACGAGTTCAGTTATTTTGACCGCAGCAACTGAAGGCAGGCTTAATCAGTGTCACACCACTTTgtaatgagctggaggcagtatgtaTTTAGACATACttcattgtttgaaacctgaatgtttaaatacatattatgaggcatgtcaaAGTAGCCTATTAGATCTCTCTAAATTTTCTAATGTATATTTTTATCTGTCACATGAAACTGCTCACATGTGCAGTGCCATTTTGACAACTGTTTTCCCTCTAATTGTGGAACAAACATTACTgcatagcctactgccttgtgtgcattgctgcgcttatgtgAATAAATACTAGTTTATCAACAtcttttaagctaaacgttctgatctgttgcatcactcattgttttttaaaatattttttattttaatgtgaCCTAGGCCTACTTGTGTGAATTTGGGATTTATCTTTCACAAcggtcccagagtctgtttggataggctatttctttctccataagctgaccaatagaataggtagcCTGACATACTGTAGGCTAGTGACTTGTTGGCTGAGGCCTTTTTCAATCAAAGCACCTAGCTGCCTTTGATGCTTTTAGGCACTGTAAAATATGATTCTTCACATAAGCTTTAACATAATCACTTAACTGTGTACTGAATGACAAATGGATTTCATCTGCATTCCATCTAGCTCATTCTAATCTTCCCTTATCCCATTTATCTAAGCCTTTACTGAAGGTATCTCCCATTGTCACGTTAGCACATGTTTAAAATGGCTTCCATCCATTCCATACCTCATGGACAGCTTGGTTGGGAACAGAGCCAAAGTTAATCATATGAAAGCCTTATGGGGCAGCTCTCTGAATGACACCTTACCCTgcagctgtttgtgtgtgtctggcccGGCCACTCCATTAGTGATCCCtgactgagacaggcctccatagagccccccccCCGCCTGCCTCTCCTGATACTCTGGATCAGTAACTTCTGACACCTTCACATCTGTAACCTCAGCTAAGTGATTCTGCCCTGGGTCACCACagctcctctgtctccctcaaGAACCACTGCTTTCCTATTCACGTTCCTATCGCTCACTGTGGATATGGGAAGAGTAGAAGGATTCATAATCACATTGTTTTAACGCTGTAGTTAAGATTCCACATTTTGGGATTGAATCAGTGGTTTCTTTTCAGATGTTGGGAGAATTCTAAGATTGCACATGATGGTGTAGTGCAGGGCTATTCAACTGAAGGCCCGAGGGCTAGATCTCACCCTTTTATCAATTTAGTCTTGCCCCTTGTGACAGGCTGGCTGATTGATACCTTGTCATCTTAAAGGCTTGAAAGAGGAACTGAAAAATAAATGGCTGTAAGTCCGCAGTTTTTAAAATAAATGAAGTACTTTTATAAATTAAACGCTGATGGCTAAAACAAATGGTTTTTCCACACAATCAGGAAACAAGAAAAAACAGGCCCCCCGATTACACATTGCAGGCACCTGTGCTGATTTAGCCATTCCCACCAATTAGGCAATACAACTGGTAATGTTTGGAGATGAAAGAAAGTGCAGTTTATGGATTAAATGAATGCTGAGTTGATGCAGAAAAGAAATAGCATTGCATCACAATGAATACTTTGAATAAAtttaaaaatatacatttattcCATAGTGAACATGAATTAAAAACAATTCTGACCTATTGTCAAAATGGCAAGTGCTACAATGCCTATTAGTGTGGTTTCTAGCGCTAATTTGGCatgttttcattttttaaaaGTAATTCGCTAAGAATTTGGCTCTTTCAATGGTTGGACTAAGATATTATGACCCCAAGCATGAAAACTAAGACTCCAAATTTCAGTCTGAAGGAAGTATGTTCCAGGAACACATACTGTGCGCGCCTCTCTCTGATGCAACATGTTAAAATGTAATGCTACAACCTAATGACTGGGGGAAATTAATTCAAAGCATACTTCCTTCAGACTGAAATTTGGAATTGGGCTACTTGATTGCCATCTATTTGTTATTTATAACTTTTATTGAGATGATGGCAAGGTCAGATTCAAATATGTTTCTTAAAACAGAGAATCAAATAAATAGCTTTCTGGTCCATGTTTTCACTATCTCTGTGTTAGGGGAGTAAAGAGGAAACATTTAGGTTTCAGAGGATTTTAAAACTACCTGATTACTGTAATCAACATTTTAAGTGCCTTGTATGGCATGTGTTTTTGATAGTTCTTCTGAAGAGGATCACATTCAGCAACCCTGGCATCCAGTAGTCCCATTGGATAACATGTCCTAATAAGCTAAGAAACCCCTGTTCAGACTCCTGATTACCCTAAACGCATTCGTATGAGAGTTATTAACTAATAATTTAGCTTTAGTGTCACCGCCCATTAATTCTGTTTGTTCGCATCACTTTGAGGCCATTCTAGAGTGAGCTCAGCGTCCCACAATCCTGAGCTGTGGTGGAGAAGCAACATGAGGAATAT
Encoded here:
- the LOC120057911 gene encoding vesicle-trafficking protein SEC22a-like, whose product is MSMVLFALVMRSTDGLPLSATTDYEQDEGLQETKKQIKTLSEKLSTFPSRCSLKTGKFNIHFTSSLGIGYLAVCTENCPNALAFGFLEELQREILDRCDGFLVRNTVRPYSFNEFDDFLQDTMQRYNSPRSLTSKINLADMQSELKMIPTYQLSPEDLRFGFPRRKVFQYKSITPSQQLEPVSLPGIISCVLSIFCGGLNLLQGFHAIEGFMQSHNDEDFNDMIAFFLGTAACLYQFYLFAYFSVRRNIKSFLAFALICLSNICLFELRNVWQILFHVTVAAFMTLQISLRQLQCKAPDYNV